A single window of Phlebotomus papatasi isolate M1 chromosome 4, Ppap_2.1, whole genome shotgun sequence DNA harbors:
- the LOC129808515 gene encoding uncharacterized protein LOC129808515 produces the protein MPHKTSSRASYKGQLTTLKRNIERYENDPQLLTEPNAKSELKTQRELGEAEQLISKFSISDDSYARAWNRLKERYDDKLSIMCALMDQFLDQPSITQPNVASIRRIQSNTSSAIDAMEGMNITQRDPWLIHWILGKFDRETKWLWAQENHDISTTIWEDFDRFLNKRCRALEHTGPSEDTPEPGPNTVASISSQLALNPTIHSADKLTSSTTPTCLTTNGGVQSNVLFATAVVTVLGQNNQKHFCRVLLDPASQVNIISTSLCQLLKLPCKISRFSINGVNDSTQLCKQETQVKLEYEINNILMSNSLDCLVMPRVTTDHPNWEVNDAKIKIASHLKLADPHWNHCQRIDLLIGGANSWDYFGVDKYELGEGQPRLLNSVFGWLVVGPCFKVSPPQPVSCNVTTLASLDKTMKQFWEMEDIPKEDVKSFEKAEAEKSFDTTVTRTKEGRYQVQLPLNENIQVLHSNRNQALRQFSHLQRRLDKNLTLKELYLTVFREYLQLGIIERVPANQLFAPSIPKYYMPHHCVIRENALFTKVRPVFNASSVTASGVSLNDCLHVGPIVQPLLISILWRFRMHKYALTCDIVKMYLQVELHPSHRDLQRFVIRLDNEIEDFRFTRVCFGVASSPFLATRVLMQLTEDEDNRYPAAAKVIRENTYVDDCLLSAPTVDEVLKIKEELKSLFLLAGMELSKFQSNSSAVMKSEVSSSTNEEVNLSFETKTLEIVWLPSQDCFQFRVSNLADQALPTKHHILSTIARIYDPCGFVGPILTRAKLIMQATWIEELDWRDEVSQSVRERLGEFISDLPNIEELKIPRWYSKFDRVVGRELHAFSDASGVAYGAVVFLVTISESGERFSRLVSSKSRISPLDKKKNSMPKLTIPKAELCAAVVAVDLMISISQSLAIENCNFWTDSAVVLCQIHQPKPKQDVFVRNRAKIILSHSKTYQWNYVSTHENPADLISRGTSAKDLLSSDLWWSGPKWLCLKRENWPPVFSSSSFHMRSPQALCFVESSIPKGGETESQKFRSIYEHLVCGIGTFTRMVRTLAWCIRASDFFKSHRRVTRSLKIAQQSPLTVSEICKAETLLIKWAQHEEMPEVVNAVAKNTLDSNNKLKYIRKLRPFLDSDGVLRVGGRLHHSNEPYDVRHPKILPNAKISHLIAVREHVTLMHTGPQLVLSYLRQKYWPIRGRNLVRRVFRECVVCKKVKPPSCEQLMGELPACRVSHIRPFVATGVYFTGHIMIRRLSRGKSLEKAYVVVFVCMSVKAVHLELVTSLSTESFIAALRRFVARRGIPNQMFSDNGTNFVGSDKELKTLLRHHASQERITNFASSLSIQWHFNAPAAPSHGGLWESAVRSFKHHFRRTVGQALLTYEEMVTVLAQIEAILNSRPLVNISEDCEDPVILTPGNFLIGIPPLQLPDPSVGHLAMNKLSRWQLCQRIQQDFAARWKKEYLSTLQIRSKWDKKHKNLKVGNVVLLIETDSATTHWPLGVVREVHPGVDGLSPVCHDESPSTAPQNFSHSDPEAQVDVALLLLILSSPDQLQRYSRAHYLKKKPLVEIPSAT, from the exons ATGCCGCACAAAACGTCATCTCGTGCCTCGTACAAAGGTCAATTGACAACCCTCAAGAGGAACATTGAGAGGTATGAGAATGATCCGCAGCTGTTAACTGAGCCTAACGCTAAATCGGAGCTGAAAACTCAAAGAGAGTTG GGAGAGGCTGAGCAACTCATCAGCAAATTCAGCATCTCAGATGACAGTTACGCAAGAGCTTGGAATCGTCTCAAAGAGAGGTACGATGACAAACTTTCCATAATGTGCGCGCTGATGgatcagtttttggaccagccgTCAATTACTCAGCCCAATGTTGCAAGTATCAGGCGCATCCAATCTAACACTTCATCAGCAATTGACGCAATGGAAGGGATGAACATTACTCAACGAGATCCATGGCTCATCCATTGGATACTGGGGAAATTCGACAGAGAAACTAAGTGGCTTTGGGCGCAAGAGAATCACGATATCTCCACCACCATATGGGAAGATTTCGACCGGTTCCTGAACAAAAGATGTCGCGCATTAGAGCACACAGGACCCTCTGAGGACACTCCTGAACCAGGTCCGA ACACTGTCGCCTCCATCTCCAGTCAGTTGGCTTTGAATCCCACGATTCATTCTGCGGATAAGTTAACTTCCTCCACAACACCCACGTGTTTAACTACTAACGGGGGAGTTCAATCCAACGTGCTTTTTGCCACTGCTGTGGTAACGGTGTTAGGTCAAAACAATCAGAAACATTTCTGTCGAGTTCTTTTGGATCCAGCTTCACAGGTTAATATCATTAGCACCAGTTTGTGCCAACTGTTGAAGCTCCCATGTAAGATTTCTCGTTTTTCCATCAATGGAGTAAATGACAGCACACAATTGTGCAAACAAGAGACTCAAGTCAAACTTGAATATGAGATTAACAATATTCTCATGAGCAATTCTCTTGACTGTCTAGTCATGCCACGTGTGACTACAGACCACCCCAATTGGGAGGTCAATGATGCCAAGATCAAGATCGCATCTCATCTTAAGTTAGCAGATCCCCATTGGAACCACTGCCAACGTATAGATCTTTTGATAGGTGGGGCAAATTCTTGGGATTATTTCGGTGTCGACAAGTATGAATTGGGAGAGGGCCAACCGCGTCTGCTCAATAGCGTTTTCGGATGGTTAGTAGTAGGTCCTTGTTTTAAGGTCTCACCACCTCAACCCGTCTCTTGCAACGTCACCACCTTAGCTTCACTCGATAAAACCATGAAACAGTTCTGGGAAATGGAAGATATCCCCAAAGAGGACGTTAAATCGTTTGAGAAAGCTGAGGCGGAGAAATCCTTTGACACAACTGTCACTCGAACTAAAGAAGGGAGATATCAAGTTCAACTTCCTCTCAATGAGAACATTCAGGTCTTACATTCCAATCGAAATCAAGCATTGCGTCAATTTTCGCACCTTCAACGCCGACTTGATAAGAACTTGACTCTCAAAGAATTATACTTAACTGTATTTCGTGAGTATTTACAGTTGGGAATTATTGAACGGGTCCCTGCAAACCAATTATTTGCTCCTTCAATACCAAAATACTACATGCCACATCACTGCGTGATTAGGGAAAATGCGTTGTTCACCAAAGTTAGACCAGTATTTAATGCAAGTTCCGTCACAGCGTCAGGTGTGAGTCTCAATGACTGCTTGCATGTGGGACCTATCGTTCAGCCCCTTCTGATTTCAATCCTTTGGAGATTTAGGATGCATAAATATGCATTAACTTGCGACATTGTTAAAATGTATTTGCAAGTTGAGCTTCACCCTTCCCATAGAGACCTGCAAAGATTCGTGATCAGACTCGACAATGAAATCGAAGATTTTCGATTTACACGGGTTTGTTTCGGGGTTGCCAGCTCTCCATTTCTGGCAACTAGGGTTCTCATGCAGTTGACAGAAGACGAAGATAATCGATACCCAGCTGCAGCTAAAGTAATTCGCGAGAATACCTATGTTGATGACTGTTTGTTGTCAGCACCCACCGTTGATGaggttttgaaaattaaagaagaatTGAAGTCCCTATTTCTCTTGGCAGGCATGGAATTGTCCAAATTTCAATCCAACAGCTCTGCTGTGATGAAATCGGAGGTTTCCTCTTCTACTAATGAGGAAGTCAATTTGAGTTTCGAAACCAAAACCCTTGAAATTGTTTGGCTACCAAGTCAAGACTGTTTTCAGTTTCGTGTTTCCAATTTGGCTGATCAAGCTCTCCCAACTAAACACCACATTCTATCCACTATTGCGCGTATTTATGACCCATGTGGCTTTGTTGGTCCCATTCTGACCAGAGCAAAATTAATAATGCAAGCAACATGGATTGAAGAGCTTGACTGGAGGGACGAAGTATCCCAGAGTGTGAGGGAAAGGTTGGGGGAATTCATTTCTGATCTGCCAAACATTGAAGAACTGAAAATCCCACGGTGGTATTCCAAATTTGACCGGGTGGTTGGCAGAGAACTCCATGCGTTCTCGGATGCCAGTGGGGTCGCGTATGGTGCGGTGGTTTTTCTCGTAACAATCAGCGagtcaggagaaagattttctaGACTTGTTTCGTCAAAGTCTCGAATCTCTCCActtgacaaaaagaaaaattccatgCCTAAACTCACTATCCCAAAGGCCGAGCTTTGTGCTGCAGTTGTGGCTGTGGATCTCATGATCTCAATTTCACAGTCACTGGCAATTGAGAATTGCAATTTCTGGACTGATTCAGCTGTAGTTTTGTGTCAGATCCATCAACCCAAACCTAAACAAGACGTATTCGTCCGCAACCGGGCCAAAATCATTTTGTCACATTCAAAAACCTACCAATGGAATTATGTATCAACGCATGAGAACCCGGCAGACCTCATCTCGCGAGGCACAAGCGCCAAAGATTTATTATCGAGCGACTTATGGTGGTCTGGACCCAAGTGGTTGTGCCTTAAGAGGGAAAACTGGCCCCCAGTGTTCTCTAGTTCGTCATTTCACATGCGTTCTCCTCAAGCATTATGCTTTGTGGAAAGTTCCATTCCCAAAGGGGGAGAAACAGAATCACAAAAATTTCGttcaatttacgaacatttagttTGTGGTATTGGAACATTCACGCGTATGGTCCGGACGCTTGCGTGGTGCATCAGAGCTTCTGATTTCTTCAAGTCTCATCGACGTGTAACACGATCTCTTAAGATAGCGCAACAATCACCACTAACAGTTAGTGAAATTTGCAAGGCTGAGACTTTGCTCATCAAATGGGCACAGCACGAGGAAATGCCTGAAGTGGTAAATGCAGTGGCTAAAAACACCCTCGACTCTAACAACAAATTGAAATACATCAGAAAACTCCGTCCATTTCTGGATTCTGATGGGGTATTGAGGGTGGGGGGGCGACTTCATCATTCTAATGAACCCTACGATGTAAGGCATCCCAAAATTTTGCCAAATGCAAAAATTTCCCATCTCATTGCCGTTAGAGAGCATGTCACTCTGATGCACACAGGTCCGCAACTTGTCCTTTCCTATTTACGCCAAAAATACTGGCCAATTCGTGGTCGAAACCTGGTCCGAAGGGTTTTCCGTGAATGCGTTGTTTGCAAAAAGGTAAAACCACCGTCTTGCGAACAGCTCATGGGGGAGCTTCCCGCATGTAGAGTATCTCATATCCGACCCTTTGTGGCCACTGGGGTGTACTTCACGGGCCACATAATGATTAGACGTTTGTCCAGAGGCAAGTCCTTGGAAAAAGCGTACGTAGTAGTATTCGTATGCATGAGTGTAAAGGCCGTACACTTAGAATTGGTGACATCATTGTCAACAGAGTCATTTATTGCGGCACTGAGAAGGTTCGTAGCCCGTCGCGGAATTCCCAATCAAATGTTCAGCGATAATGGGACAAATTTTGTTGGCTCAGATAAAGAGCTAAAGACCCTACTCCGTCACCATGCATCCCAAGAACGAATTACAAACTTTGCTTCATCCTTGTCCATTCAGTGGCATTTCAATGCCCCTGCTGCTCCTTCTCATGGAGGATTATGGGAATCCGCCGTTCGTTCTTTCAAACACCACTTTCGTCGCACGGTCGGGCAAGCTCTGCTTACTTATGAAGAGATGGTAACGGTCTTGGCTCAAATTGAGGCCATTTTGAACAGTCGGCCTCTCGTAAATATTTCCGAAGACTGTGAAGATCCTGTCATTTTGACACCAGGCAATTTCTTAATTGGAATTCCTCCTTTACAACTGCCTGATCCTTCTGTAGGCCACTTGGCCATGAATAAATTGAGTAGATGGCAATTATGCCAACGCATCCAGCAAGATTTTGCTGCTCGCTGGAAGAAAGAATACCTTTCAACACTGCAAATCCGCAGCAAGTGGGATAAAaagcacaaaaatttaaaagttggaAACGTTGTGCTTTTAATTGAAACCGATAGTGCCACAACTCATTGGCCACTTGGTGTTGTGAGGGAAGTTCATCCGGGGGTTGACGGATTG TCTCCCGTATGTCACGATGAATCTCCTTCAACAGCGCCCCAAAATTTCTCACACAGCGATCCTGAAGCACAAGTCGACGTCGCCTTACTCCTCCTGATCCTCTCGTCACCAGATCAACTGCAGCGTTACAGCAGAGCTCATTACTTGAAGAAAAAACCACTCGTTGAAATTCCCAGTGCCACGTAG